A genomic segment from Osmerus mordax isolate fOsmMor3 chromosome 5, fOsmMor3.pri, whole genome shotgun sequence encodes:
- the epcam gene encoding epithelial cell adhesion molecule, with the protein MKLWIAALLVASAVGAYAQCPQSCESLKWATCDGPPCQCTIIFGDDVKQPLTCDKLIPKCFLMKAEMYRSRKGLSTRTGIGGKPVETAFVDNDGIYDPECENDGKFKAKQCNSTEECWCVNSAGVRRSDKGDKDIKCEKLVETYWIRLQLKHKEVSTSVDKDQLKSAIGTAIQNRYKFDKNLVEDIKYDPEARLIVVDVKKNKGERGTDMAGLAYYMEKDVKVLPLFKDQTKFEPVVNGQKLEIENILVYYVDEEAPTFTMKRLTAGVIAVIVVVILAVLAGLLVLFFARRREQQKYSKADHREMDAIQTTN; encoded by the exons ATGAAGCTTTGGATTGCTGCTCTTCTCGTGGCTTCAGCAGTTGGAGCGTATGCGCAATGTc CCCAATCATGTGAAAGTCTGAAGTGGGCAACCTGTGATGGACCCCCATGCCAGTGCACCATTATCTTTGGTGATGATGTGAAGCAACCTCTGACATGTGACAAAT TGATTCCAAAGTGCTTCCTGATGAAGGCGGAGATGTACAGATCCAGGAAAGGCCTTTCCACCCGAACTGGAATTGGAGGAAAGCCTGTTGAGACTGCCTTTGTGGATAATGATGGCATTTATGATCCAGAATGTGAGAATGATGGGAAGTTCAAGGCAAAGCAGTGTAATAGCACAGAGGAGTGTTGGTGTGTCAACAGTGCTGGTGTCCGCAGAAGTGACAAGGGGGACAAGGACATTAAGTGTGAGAAGCTGGTTGAGACCTa TTGGATTCGTCTGCAGCTGAAGCACAAGGAAGTGTCCACTAGCGTCGACAAAGATCAGCTAAAGAG TGCCATTGGCACAGCCATCCAGAATCGCTACAAGTTTGATAAGAACCTTGTGGAGGACATTAAG TATGACCCAGAGGCGCGTCTGATTGTGGTCGATGTGAAAAAGAATAAGGGAGAGCGCGGCACAGACATGGCTGGCTTGGCTTACTACATGGAGAAGGAT GTGAAGGTCCTGCCTCTGTTCAAGGATCAGACCAAGTTTGAGCCAGTGGTGAATGGCCAGAAGCTGGAGATTGAGAACATCCTGGTGTACTACGTGGATGAGGAGGCCCCCACCTTCACCATGAAGAGGCTGACCGCGGGAGTCATTGCCGTCATCGTGGTGGTCATCCTGGCCGTGCTCGCCGGTCTGCTGGTCCTG TTCTTTGCCAGGAGACGGGAGCAGCAGAAGTACAGCAAGGCTGAT CATAGGGAGATGGACGCCATTCAGACTACTAACTAA